Proteins co-encoded in one Prunus persica cultivar Lovell chromosome G6, Prunus_persica_NCBIv2, whole genome shotgun sequence genomic window:
- the LOC18774621 gene encoding glucan endo-1,3-beta-glucosidase 8: protein MARAVFLVCLLSIVMSVPTSLAQGLGVNWGSMGSHSLPPKNVVQMLKENGIKKVKLFDAEPDTMDALAGSGIQVMVGIPNEKLAKLADSYKEAQEWVKQNVTSYLRDGGVNIRYVAVGNEPYLTSYNGTYVKTTYPALKNIQKALDEAGSGGKIKATVPFNADVYESPSNKPSDGRFRKDIKNNIVEILRILNDNRTPFVVNIYPFLSLYQSSDFPKEFAFFEGGSEPVKDNNIDYKNVFDANCDTLISALKKVGFGNLDIIIGEVGWPTDGDKNANGKMAKKFYDGLLKKLATEDGTPLRKKKLEVYLFGLFDENQKSIAPGDFERHWGIFRYDGKPKFPMDLSGKGQGNNLLKGVQGVQYLDQQWCMLKSDVRNLSNTQPEVSYACSMSDCTSLGVGRSCDLDQHGNVSYAFNMYFQNKDQDVRACDFNGMANIVKQNASRGDCLFPIQILNAGVRPELSIFAGLFLILLSFFTLM from the exons ATGGCTCGAGCCGTGTTTCTTGTATGCCTCCTCTCCATAGTAATGTCGGTGCCGACGAGCCTTGCACAAGGTTTAGGTGTCAACTGGGGTTCCATGGGGTCTCACTCTTTGCCTCCGAAAAATGTCGTTCAGATGCTTAAGGAAAACGGGATCAAAAAAGTGAAGCTTTTCGACGCTGAGCCTGATACCATGGATGCCTTGGCCGGGTCGGGTATTCAGGTCATGGTTGGAATCCCCAATGAGAAGTTGGCAAAACTTGCTGATAGCTACAAAGAGGCTCAAGAATGGGTGAAACAAAATGTAACCAGCTATCTTCGTGATGGGGGCGTCAATATCAG GTATGTGGCTGTTGGGAACGAGCCGTACTTAACAAGTTACAATGGTACTTATGTAAAAACTACTTACCCGGCACTGAAAAACATTCAAAAGGCCCTTGATGAAGCTGGCTCTGGAGGCAAAATCAAAGCCACAGTGCCCTTCAATGCTGATGTCTACGAATCTCCTTCAAACAAACCCTCAGACGGGCGTTTCCGAAAGGACATCAAGAACAACATTGTGGAGATTCTCCGCATACTTAATGACAATAGGACCCCATTTGTTGTTAACATCTACCCCTTCCTCAGTCTCTACCAGAGCTCTGATTTCCCCAAAGAATTCGCTTTCTTTGAAGGCGGTAGCGAGCCAGTTAAGGACAACAACATCGACTACAAAAATGTCTTTGATGCAAATTGTGACACGCTGATTTCTGCACTCAAAAAGGTTGGATTTGGCAACTTGGATATCATAATTGGGGAAGTAGGATGGCCTACTGATGGTGACAAAAATGCCAATGGGAAAATGGCAAAGAAGTTCTACGATGGCCTCCTCAAGAAACTGGCAACCGAAGATGGTACCCCtctaaggaaaaagaaattggaagTGTACCTCTTTGGTCTCTTTGATGAGAACCAGAAAAGCATTGCCCCGGGTGACTTTGAACGTCACTGGGGCATCTTTCGCTACGATGGAAAGCCTAAGTTCCCGATGGACCTCAGCGGAAAAGGGCAAGGGAACAATTTGCTTAAAGGAGTGCAAGGAGTGCAGTACTTGGACCAGCAGTGGTGCATGCTGAAGAGCGACGTTAGAAACTTGAGCAACACGCAACCGGAAGTCAGCTACGCTTGCTCCATGTCGGATTGCACAAGCTTGGGGGTTGGAAGGTCGTGCGACTTGGATCAACATGGAAATGTCTCTTATGCTTTCAATATGTACTTTCAAAATAAAGACCAAGATGTTAGGGCATGCGATTTCAATGGGATGGCTAACATTGTCAAACAAAATGCCTCAAGGGGAGATTGCCTGTTCCCGATCCAAATTTTAAATGCCGGAGTGAGGCCAGAATTGAGCATCTTTGCAGGACTATTCTTGATCCTGTTGAGCTTCTTCACCTTAATGTAA
- the LOC18774465 gene encoding glucan endo-1,3-beta-glucosidase 8, whose amino-acid sequence MFPAWVFFIMLAALTDLVRGLGVNWGQMSSHPLPPTNVVKMLKVNGIMKVKLFDADPKTMKALAGSGLDVMVGIPNEKLDKLSHDYELAQKWVKENVTEYLYKGGVSISSVAVGNEPFLSSYNGSYVKTLFPSVKNIQRALDEAGVGGKIKCVVPFNADVYESPSNKPSDGRFRKNIMKEMMEILHFLRAKKAPFVVNIYPFLSLYQSSGFPQEFAFFDNGSPIRDKGAQYSNVFDANYDTLLWALKKVGFANLDIVIGEVGWPTDGNGYCNNRLAKKFYDGLLKKLASKEGTPLRKGYLEVYLFGLFDEDQKSIAPGDFERHWGIFRYDGKPKFPMDLAGQKSGHQMLKGVEGVKYLERQWCVLNSDVRNLSNAQVELNYACSMADCTSLGKQRSCDLELHDRISYAFNEFYQNRDQDVRACDFSGMGTKVTQDPSTGDCIFPVQVALSAGERRHGLSYALSVFAPLFFIMSFFTLL is encoded by the exons ATGTTTCCGGCATGGGTCTTTTTCATAATGTTGGCGGCGTTAACGGACCTTGTACGAGGCCTAGGTGTCAACTGGGGGCAAATGTCGTCACACCCTTTGCCTCCCACCAACGTTGTTAAGATGCTCAAGGTCAATGGCATCATGAAGGTGAAGCTTTTTGACGCTGATCCTAAGACCATGAAAGCCTTGGCCGGGTCTGGTTTGGATGTCATGGTTGGAATTCCCAATGAAAAATTGGACAAACTTTCTCATGATTACGAACTTGCCCAAAAATGGGTGAAAGAAAATGTCACTGAATATCTTTATAAAGGGGGCGTTAGTATCAG CTCTGTGGCTGTTGGGAACGAGCCATTCTTATCAAGTTACAATGGCAGTTATGTTAAGACTCTTTTCCCATCAGTGAAAAACATTCAAAGGGCCCTAGATGAGGCAGGCGTTGGAGGAAAAATCAAATGCGTAGTGCCCTTCAATGCCGATGTTTACGAATCCCCTTCGAACAAACCGTCGGACGGGCGTTTCCGAAAAAACATTATGAAAGAGATGATGGAGATACTACACTTCCTTCGTGCCAAGAAGGCCCCATTTGTTGTGAACATCTACCCCTTCCTTAGTCTCTACCAAAGCAGTGGTTTTCCCCAAGAATTCGCTTTCTTCGACAACGGTAGCCCGATTAGAGATAAGGGTGCTCAATACAGCAATGTGTTTGATGCAAATTATGACACACTTCTTTGGGCGCTTAAAAAGGTAGGTTTTGCTAACTTGGACATTGTAATTGGGGAAGTAGGATGGCCTACCGATGGCAACGGTTATTGCAATAACAGATTGGCTAAGAAGTTTTATGATGGCCTCCTAAAGAAACTAGCAAGCAAAGAGGGAACCCCTCTGAGGAAAGGCTACTTGGAAGTGTACCTATTCGGGCTTTTTGACGAGGATCAGAAAAGTATTGCTCCAGGGGACTTTGAGCGGCACTGGGGCATTTTTCGATATGATGGCAAGCCTAAGTTCCCCATGGACCTTGCCGGCCAAAAGTCGGGACACCAGATGCTAAAAGGTGTTGAGGGAGTGAAGTACTTGGAAAGGCAATGGTGTGTGTTGAATAGTGATGTGAGGAACTTGAGCAATGCTCAAGTGGAACTCAACTATGCTTGCTCAATGGCGGATTGCACAAGTTTGGGGAAGCAGAGGTCTTGTGACTTGGAACTGCATGATAGAATCTCTTATGCCTTCAATGAGTTCTACCAAAATAGAGACCAAGATGTAAGGGCATGTGATTTTAGTGGGATGGGGACTAAGGTCACACAAGATCCCTCAACAGGAGATTGCATATTCCCGGTGCAGGTTGCTTTAAGTGCCGGAGAGAGGCGGCATGGCTTGAGTTATGCCTTGAGTGTCTTTGCACCACTATTTTTCATCATGAGCTTCTTCACACTGTTGTAA
- the LOC18775115 gene encoding uncharacterized protein LOC18775115, with protein sequence MALEAPPPPPIQSKTKFQLNRRFAASAAGFLRPDSQQRAARFPSSPFSVQKTSYRTPSPILSAAVKEQKAGAVTESESKPVRIVALVGQGTLSPLKATPWEEVMLHTAKRLKWVDEGYEMLVFTDDICQSGNENAVNFMRELRRADILVIVSVTNQDSVNWIQTKSENVGNIICFDSSPNLSNKLGGSYIHKETKGNIFGKIFDTSQSKDSESVEVVQTVSQAWDRHNTDDIRFCLLVIINAYIRPVPILKNLRSKGLSTLSCMAKNCGPQILNCLLDPNCRKALQCLNQCSPVDQVCNYRCIASYESPNLEAFSLCVLQKNNCLGLDAKIPDKPYVPPMFKFQGKDLCHETAEDLFVGWLGSLNWSWRVVAGQNPAYDQFPCQYQLFYRGKARGSFWYEPVFQVRTLEGKMVWRRRKYRVKRSKIPGTFNFSVLDNGVISNEFWTVVDVPDDLSWGLFYYSGAARAAGQCYTGAVLVSPDGAYPNNMHKGRLAAALEKCGIKEWELYTVNNSSCLNPPLGIPEGSSLHSVIQVKNQTGISMVGLADA encoded by the exons ATGGCTCTGGAagctccaccaccaccacctatCCAATCCAAAACCAAATTTCAATTGAACCGCCGGTTCGCAGCCTCGGCGGCCGGTTTTCTCCGGCCGGACAGCCAACAGAGAGCAGCTCGTTTTCCATCTTCCCCATTTTCCGTTCAGAAAACTAGCTACCGTACGCCGAGCCCCATATTGTCTGCTGCTGTTAAGGAACAGAAGGCGGGTGCGGTGACGGAGTCAGAGTCAAAGCCGGTGAGAATAGTAGCCCTCGTCGGCCAAGGTACCCTCAGCCCTCTTAAAGCGACACCTTGGGAAGAGGTCATGCTCCACACT GCAAAAAGACTGAAATGGGTGGACGAAGGATATGAAATGCTTGTTTTTACCGATGATATCTGCCAATCTGGTAATGAAAATGCTGTAAATTTCATGAGGGAATTACGACGGGCTGATATTCTGGTGATTGTTTCTGTTACGAATCAAGATTCAGTTAATTGGATTCAAACTAAAAGTGAGAATGTTGGAAACATAATCTGCTTTGACTCATCTCCCAATTTGTCAAACAAATTAGGAGGATCTTATATTCACAAGGAAACCAAGGGAAATATATTTGGCAAAATCTTTGATACTTCTCAATCAAAGGACAGTGAATCAGTGGAAGTGGTCCAGACTGTGTCACAGGCGTGGGACAGGCATAATACGGATGATATAAGGTTTTGTTTATTAGTCATAATCAATGCTTATATAAGGCCTGTCCCGATCCTGAAGAATCTAAGATCAAAAGGTCTTTCTACCCTGAGCTGCATGGCGAAGAACTGCGGGCCTCAGATACTAAACTGCCTCTTGGATCCCAATTGTCGAAAAGCTCTTCAATGCTTGAATCAATGCAGTCCAGTAGATCAAGTGTGTAACTATCGGTGCATTGCTTCATATGAGAGTCCAAATCTTGAAGCCTTTTCTCTGTGTGTGTTGCAGAAGAACAATTGTCTTGGGTTGGATGCAAAGATCCCTGACAAACCATATGTGCCACCCATGTTTAAGTTTCAAGGGAAGGACCTGTGCCATGAAACTGCTGAAGATCTTTTTGTTGGTTGGTTGGGGAGTTTGAATTGGAGTTGGCGTGTTGTGGCAGGGCAGAACCCAGCTTATGATCAATTTCCTTGCCAGTACCAGCTCTTTTACAGGGGGAAGGCGAGAGGATCATTTTGGTATGAGCCAGTTTTTCAGGTGAGAACATTGGAGGGGAAGATGGTCTGGAGGAGGCGAAAGTATCGAGTCAAGAGAAGTAAAATCCCAGGGACATTCAACTTCAGTGTCTTGGACAATGGGGTTATTTCAAATGAGTTTTGGACAGTTGTGGACGTCCCTGATGATCTTAGTTGGGGTTTGTTTTATTATAGTGGTGCTGCTCGAGCTGCAGGACAATGCTATACCGGTGCTGTGCTTGTCAGTCCAGATGGGGCATACCCGAACAACATGCATAAGGGGAGGTTAGCTGCTGCTCTAGAGAAGTGCGGAATTAAAGAGTGGGAGCTCTATACAGTTAATAATTCTTCATGTTTAAATCCTCCATTGGGAATTCCCGAGGGTTCAAGTTTGCATTCAGTGATACAAGTTAAAAATCAGACAGGGATATCCATGGTGGGTTTGGCGGATGCTTGA
- the LOC18772020 gene encoding protein SLOW GREEN 1, chloroplastic, producing MGSLAACSLQPNTELPHTKILPHTLCCKSIKPSFLNSHYIQKPLTLPFKFLSTRSSSNSNLRRLSSHSTSLTLPFCKLSHSYSAFQPNKNLSRFFIEKIVGFVIGSVFFVGCFNVRAAVALPAQTSSSSANFEEKRETQKGKSEDEEMYEKILEEDPTNVGALKVVLYGAMRRGNTKQAVNYVEKLIDVEPDEVEWRLLMALCYEIMGQLSTAKRLFQEILEERPLLLRALHGLALVMHKNHEGPAVFVMLNKALEIAQREKRVIEERNIRILIAQMHVVKGELEEGLNKFQDLVKADPRDFRPYLCQGIIYSLLDQKKEAAEQFETYRALAPEEFPQRGFLDDVVLAAKTKSGKQFQNEFDAEFSNRK from the exons ATGGGTTCGTTGGCTGCTTGTTCTCTTCAACCGAATACAGAATTACCCCATACCAAAATTCTGCCCCATACTCTCTGCTGCAAGTCTATCAAACCCTCATTCCTCAATTCTCACTATATTCAAAAGCCGCTTACACTTCCATTCAAATTCCTCTCCACCAGAAGTTCCTCGAACTCGAACCTCCGCAGACTCTCCTCTCACTCAACTTCTCTCACCTTACCCTTCTGTAAACTTTCACATAGTTATTCTGCTTTCCAACCcaataaaaatttatcaagattttttatagaaaaaatagTGGGTTTTGTTATAGGGTCAGTTTTCTTTGTTGGATGCTTCAATGTAAGAGCAGCTGTTGCACTGCCTGCTCAAACAAGCAGTTCCAGTGCAAACTttgaggagaagagagagaccCAGAAAGGGAAAAGTGAGGATGAGGAAATGTATGAGAAGATTTTGGAGGAGGACCCAACAAATGTTGGGGCTTTGAAGGTGGTTTTGTATGGGGCAATGAGGAGAGGGAACACAAAACAGGCTGTGAATTATGTGGAGAAGTTGATTGATGTGGAGCCAGATGAGGTCGAGTGGAGGCTTTTGATGGCGCTTTGTTATGAGATCATGGGGCAACTGAGTACTGCTAAAAGATTGTTTCAGGAAATCTTGGAGGAGAGGCCTCTTTTGCTCAGAGCTTTGCAT GGTCTGGCATTGGTTATGCACAAAAATCATGAAGGTCCAGCTGTTTTTGTGATGCTTAATAAGGCTTTAGAAATTGCACAGCGGGAAAAAAGAGTCATTGAGGAGAGGAATATAAGAATTCTGATTGCACAGATGCATGTTGTGAAG GGAGAATTGGAAGAAGGCTTGAATAAATTTCAAGATTTGGTCAAAGCGGATCCTCGAGATTTTCGACCTTATCTATGCCAG GGAATTATCTACAGTCTTCTGGATCAAAAGAAGGAAGCTGCAGAACAGTTTGAAACATATCGAGCTCTTGCACCTGAAGAATTTCCACAAAGGGGATTTCTTGATGATGTTGTGTTGGCAGCCAAAACCAAATCTGGTAAACAGTTTCAGAACGAGTTTGATGCTGAGTTCTCAAACCGGAAGTAA
- the LOC109949871 gene encoding uncharacterized protein LOC109949871 — protein MQFADNDVKVHTQLRPTTNGEVNENSTNASGTGPPAGFLGVSLHSPYEKIGISTSFVAPSAGAGLPFDAMVLGSIWPLGFLMKYCSMLQNRMLAYPSFLFKVGTEDNVDQ, from the exons ATGCAATTTGCTG ATAATGATGTGAAAGTCCATACTCAGCTCAGGCCTACAACTAATGGGGAAGTGAATGAGAATTCCACAAATGCTTCTGGTACTGGACCTCCTGCTGGTTTTTTGGGAGTATCTCTTCATTCCCCATATGAGAAAATTGGAATTAGCACATCTTTTGTTGCTCCTTCCGCTGGTGCAGGGTTGCCTTTTGATGCAATGGTTCTA GGGTCAATTTGGCCACTGGGCTTTTTGATGAAGTATTGCTCTATGCTACAAAATCGTATGCTGGCTTatccttcctttctttttaaagTTGGGACAGAG GACAATGTTGATCAGTGA